From Fusobacterium mortiferum ATCC 9817, a single genomic window includes:
- a CDS encoding glycosyltransferase family 9 protein produces MSSIGDVILTTPVLKAFKRKYPEAEIDFVVMEQFKDAISGLKYIDNLITFNKKKDDGIKNIKKFADRLKANKYDYVFDLHAKFRSKIIAKRLGVKTYTYKKRAWWKTLLVKLRLIKYQVDDTIIKNYFGAFKEFGIEYIGEDLDFAFEEDPKLEEFKNLPVIAPRASKNTKEWTPEGFGELAKLIYKKYGVKSILIGGKGDIPRCEEINKISENSCIILAGVLSLKESGALLSKAKFIVTNDSGPFHIARGVGCKTFVIFGPTSPGMFDFGENDTLIYANENCSPCSLHGDKSCPKKHFKCMRDIKAENILEIIDKKINWEE; encoded by the coding sequence ATGAGCTCAATAGGAGATGTAATTCTTACTACTCCTGTGCTTAAAGCTTTTAAAAGAAAATATCCAGAAGCTGAAATAGATTTTGTTGTTATGGAGCAATTTAAAGATGCCATTTCTGGATTGAAATATATAGATAATCTTATAACTTTTAATAAGAAAAAAGATGATGGAATAAAAAATATAAAAAAGTTTGCAGATAGATTAAAGGCTAATAAGTATGATTATGTTTTTGATTTACATGCAAAATTTAGATCAAAGATAATAGCTAAAAGATTGGGAGTAAAAACTTATACCTATAAAAAAAGAGCCTGGTGGAAAACTCTATTAGTTAAATTAAGACTTATAAAATATCAAGTAGATGATACTATTATAAAAAATTATTTTGGAGCTTTTAAGGAGTTTGGAATAGAGTATATAGGAGAGGACTTAGATTTTGCTTTTGAAGAAGATCCAAAGTTAGAAGAGTTTAAAAACTTACCTGTAATAGCTCCAAGAGCATCTAAGAATACAAAGGAATGGACTCCAGAAGGATTTGGAGAGCTGGCAAAATTAATATATAAAAAATATGGAGTCAAAAGTATATTAATAGGTGGTAAGGGAGATATTCCTAGATGCGAAGAGATAAATAAGATAAGTGAAAATAGTTGTATTATACTTGCTGGAGTCCTATCTTTAAAAGAGAGTGGGGCATTATTATCTAAAGCTAAGTTTATAGTAACTAATGACTCTGGACCTTTTCATATAGCTAGAGGGGTAGGTTGTAAAACCTTTGTAATATTTGGACCTACTAGTCCAGGAATGTTTGATTTTGGAGAAAATGACACTTTAATATATGCTAATGAGAACTGTTCTCCTTGTAGTTTACATGGAGATAAGAGTTGTCCTAAAAAACATTTTAAATGTATGAGAGATATAAAGGCAGAAAATATTTTGGAGATTATAGATAAAAAAATAAATTGGGAGGAATAA
- the recA gene encoding recombinase RecA has product MAKAKDEVNDREKALEMAMKQIKKDFGEGSIMKLGSNQSMAVETISTGSINLDLALGQGGVPRGRIVEIYGAESSGKTTIALHIAAEAQKMGGIVAFIDAEHALDPVYAKALGVDVDELLISQPDYGEQALEIADMLVRSGAVDLVVVDSVAALVPKAEIDGEMSDQQMGLQARLMSKALRKLTATLNKSKTTMIFINQIRDKIGGFGFGPQTTTTGGKALKFYASVRMEVKRVGSVKQGDEAIGNETVVKITKNKIAPPFKEAAFQIMYGKGISRVGEILDMAIEYDIVAKSGAWFSFGDIRLGQGKENVKARLESEPELLAAIEAEVMKVMKPHSAKDETEEEVSVVPEGALNFDEV; this is encoded by the coding sequence ATGGCAAAAGCAAAAGATGAAGTTAATGACAGAGAAAAAGCCTTAGAGATGGCAATGAAGCAGATAAAAAAGGACTTTGGTGAGGGTTCTATAATGAAATTAGGTTCTAATCAAAGTATGGCAGTAGAAACAATTTCAACAGGAAGTATCAATCTAGATTTAGCTCTAGGTCAAGGTGGAGTTCCTAGAGGAAGAATAGTAGAGATATATGGAGCAGAGAGTTCAGGTAAAACTACAATAGCTCTACACATAGCAGCAGAGGCACAAAAAATGGGAGGAATAGTAGCATTTATAGATGCAGAACATGCTTTAGACCCTGTATATGCTAAGGCTCTAGGAGTAGATGTAGATGAGCTTTTAATATCTCAGCCTGACTATGGAGAGCAAGCACTAGAGATAGCAGATATGCTTGTTCGTTCTGGAGCTGTGGACCTTGTAGTAGTGGACTCAGTAGCAGCACTTGTACCGAAAGCTGAGATAGATGGAGAGATGTCTGATCAACAGATGGGATTACAAGCTAGACTTATGTCGAAAGCTTTAAGAAAACTTACTGCAACATTAAATAAATCAAAAACTACTATGATTTTTATCAACCAAATTAGAGATAAAATTGGTGGATTTGGATTTGGACCTCAGACTACTACTACAGGAGGAAAAGCACTTAAGTTCTATGCTTCTGTAAGAATGGAAGTAAAAAGAGTAGGAAGTGTAAAACAAGGTGATGAAGCAATAGGAAATGAAACTGTTGTAAAAATTACTAAAAATAAGATAGCACCTCCATTTAAAGAGGCAGCTTTCCAAATAATGTATGGAAAGGGAATCTCAAGAGTAGGAGAGATTTTAGATATGGCTATAGAGTATGATATAGTTGCAAAATCTGGAGCTTGGTTTAGTTTTGGAGATATTAGACTTGGACAAGGAAAAGAGAATGTAAAAGCTAGACTTGAAAGTGAACCAGAGTTATTAGCAGCTATTGAGGCTGAAGTGATGAAAGTTATGAAGCCACACTCTGCAAAAGATGAAACAGAAGAAGAGGTATCAGTAGTTCCAGAAGGAGCATTAAATTTTGATGAAGTATAA
- a CDS encoding regulatory protein RecX, with protein sequence MKYNLKGNKIYFDEFFYLDLNKQTILEFDLKKRDEISEVEYRELVKRRVESMGYFLLGKRDYSERELYQKLLSKYREKDIIKSIIEKFIELGYLNDYDYAQSYVNSHNYSKKKMEFMLLQKGVNSAIIRDILAGQDTFEIEEIKKQWKKLGNKENDKKIVSLMRKGFQYKDIQRAIKEIDE encoded by the coding sequence ATGAAGTATAATCTTAAGGGAAATAAGATATATTTTGATGAATTTTTTTATTTGGATTTAAATAAGCAAACTATACTAGAATTTGATTTGAAGAAAAGAGATGAGATTAGTGAAGTTGAGTATAGGGAGCTTGTGAAAAGAAGAGTAGAAAGTATGGGATACTTTTTACTTGGTAAGAGAGATTATTCAGAGAGGGAGCTCTATCAAAAGCTCCTCTCTAAATATAGAGAAAAAGATATTATAAAATCTATAATAGAAAAATTTATTGAATTAGGTTATTTAAATGATTATGATTATGCACAAAGTTATGTAAATTCACATAATTATAGTAAAAAAAAGATGGAGTTTATGCTTTTACAAAAGGGAGTAAATTCAGCTATAATTAGGGATATTTTAGCTGGACAAGATACTTTTGAAATAGAAGAGATAAAAAAACAATGGAAAAAATTAGGAAATAAAGAAAATGATAAAAAGATTGTTTCTTTGATGAGAAAAGGATTTCAGTATAAAGATATTCAAAGAGCAATAAAAGAGATAGATGAGTAA